The window TATCGCTCCGTCATCGTCGCCGTCTTATGGCCGAGGATCTCGCCTACGGTCTTCATCGGGACGCCCGCCATTACCATGTAGGACGCCGCCGTGTGGCGAAGATCGTGGAAGTGAAAGTCCGTGATCCCCGCCGCCGTGCAAGCGTTCCGGAAAGAGGAGTCC of the Deltaproteobacteria bacterium genome contains:
- a CDS encoding site-specific integrase: DSSFRNACTAAGITDFHFHDLRHTAASYMVMAGVPMKTVGEILGHKTATMTERYSHLTPEHKRQAVELLPDWEKTDGHKSVTMEA